In Bifidobacterium scardovii JCM 12489 = DSM 13734, the genomic stretch ATGATCATACCCGCGATGGTCATCGTGGCGATCTTCTCATACGGCCCGATGTGGGGCATCCAGCTGGCGTTCCGGGACTACAGCTTCAGCAAGGGGATCGCCGGCGGGCGCATCGACGCCGGGCGGCAAGCCGGTCCAGTCGCTGGACGTCGACTGCGGCATCGTGACCGGCGACGTGTATGGCGGGGCGAACGACGATACGCGCATTGGAGCGGGCATTCCGGTTGCGGTACGCATACACGGCATCGACCGGGGCCTGTTCGGCGACATGCTGGACATCGCCGTATGGGAGACCGTGTATACGGGTCCGGATGGCGTGGCGGCCTCGCCGCGTGTGGTGGCTGCGAGGCATGCCGTGACAGTGACGGACGGAACGGTCGAGATCACCGTCCCCAGCGCGGACCGTTATGCGGGGTACCGTCTGGTGTCCACGCCGTGCACCGACAACCCCATCGGAGCCGACGGGGTGACGACCGGCCGTGCGCTGCTCGCCGTCGAGGCCGAGGACACGGTGATCGGCGGCGGGGCGAACATCCAGCTGCACGGCGACGACACCGGATCGTGGGGAGACTTCATGTTCTCCGGCAATGCCGATGTCGTCGATTTCAGGACCGGCGCGTTCCTCACCTGGCGTGTGGCCGTTCCGTCCAGCGGTTCGTATCGACTGCAGCTCATTACGGCGGCCCCCGGCCAACCCGGCACCAACCGGGTGATCCTTGACGGCGAGTGCGTCGGCACGCTCCGCGTGCCTGCCGAGCTGGCGCTGAAGGACACCGCAAAATGGAAATACCGTGGCAGCGCGGAACTGGTGATCGATGGAATGACCGCCGGAGAGCACGACATCACCATTGAGGCGTCCGGTGCGGATAATGCGTGCGACAAAATACTGCTGTATCAGGTTTCCGGTGACGCCGGCGCGGCGGACCGTGTGACGTATCCGGCAGTGGATTTCCGCCTCCATGGTCACGCGGCGCTGCGGTATGACGGTAAGAGGACCCTTCGGTGATTCGTCTCGAAGCCGAGAGCCTGGTGCTGGGCGGCGAAGCGGCGGTACAGGCCGCCGGCCCCTCGTCGAATGCCGGGAACGGCCATTTCGTCACCGGGCTGGGCTGTCGGTTCGAAACCGCGGAGCACGGCGCCGAGGGCTATGGCGACAGGACTCGCGCCGTGGCCGATGAGCATCATGTGCCGGTCGTGCGCTCGCAGAACCGCGGCACGATGACGATTCCCAAGGGAACCGTGCCGGCCGGTACGTACGTCATGTCCGTGAGCTTTTCCAACAACGCGTTCATCGGGCAGCATTCCTACAACCCGCAGGTCGCGGATCTGGGGCTGCAGGTGCGTACGGGGTCCGGCCATGGCGCGGAGATCGCCCGCGGATCATTCCGATACGCCTATACCGACCAGTATTTCATGAATCGTTCCATGGTCCTGACCACGGACGGCTCGGCGCTGGTACTGGACAATTGGGATCCGGTCGGCACCGGCCGGGGTGCGGTCTCCTGGGGCGTGGCGCCGAATGCGGATGCGATCGTGTTCTACCCGGTGCTGGCGGCACGGTGAGCGGCCGCCGGTCTGCAGGCCGAGGCGCCGGCCGCCGGTCGCTCAGAAGCTCAGCACCTCGACCTTGCCGTTGCTGAGCTGGTAGCGTGCGCCGACGATCATCAGGCGGTCGTGGGCCAGGGCGTTCTGGATCACTTCCGAACGGGAGACCAGATCCTCGATGGTGTGTGCGACATGCACCCGCTCGATGTCCGCCGGGTCGTCGACCTCGGCCTCGCGCGCCTGCCAGATCGACATGCCGACCGAGCGCAGGATGATCGACTCGGATTCGGCGATGCGTTCGTCGAGATCGTCCATCGCGTCGGCCGCCTCCAGCGAGCTGGCGGGATCGGTGGTGGCCGCGTCGATCATCGAGTCGAGTTCGTGCGTCGCCAGATCGATCGCGCCGCATCCCTCATGGCCCATCACGATCAACAGGCTGACGTGAAGTGAGTCGACGGCATATTCCAGCGAGGCGAGCACCGCGTCGTCGATGACCTGCCCGGCCGTGCGAATCGTGAACAGGTCGCCCAGACCGGCGTCGAAGACGATTTCGGGAGGGACGCGCGAATCGGAGCACGACAGCACCGCGGCGTCCGGATTCTGCCGGTCGATCAGCGATTCGCGGGTCTGCG encodes the following:
- a CDS encoding carbonic anhydrase gives rise to the protein MAQADFEKESTANATWSRLLAGNRRFAEGKNEHPWQDPQTRESLIDRQNPDAAVLSCSDSRVPPEIVFDAGLGDLFTIRTAGQVIDDAVLASLEYAVDSLHVSLLIVMGHEGCGAIDLATHELDSMIDAATTDPASSLEAADAMDDLDERIAESESIILRSVGMSIWQAREAEVDDPADIERVHVAHTIEDLVSRSEVIQNALAHDRLMIVGARYQLSNGKVEVLSF